A stretch of Hydractinia symbiolongicarpus strain clone_291-10 chromosome 9, HSymV2.1, whole genome shotgun sequence DNA encodes these proteins:
- the LOC130657229 gene encoding uncharacterized protein LOC130657229 — MSSKKPMKLVLSPAKKSKQEVKCIIHNNNYKKETKLRAFTEKSAEKVKIASEIRNDENVTDLVSGDLSDLKFHQKCLDAYVHPKTLATIQKKKEKAEASDDETGDVNDIEEQQPTSTIRMSQRKRGRTGQSLAKQDECCICQKRKTSTTGSGYEKLSKCITESSALTLQTAALQNGANDELIGYISGRDWTGIVALELRYHVTCYRAFTKPVKTPSAITQVDKEALQHTFDFVELHALNKCEVLLLKDLVDIYNKHSVKGGITDRTMLKYVTEHFTDDIGVWQPRYGGTFIFSEKIPKGLIIDVRRRNLIDRESQKQRDTDIEIIKIAAEIIREEIRNMPFTYPIWPPTERSILSESTIIPPKLSQLITSIVSSIPQPHKRKQTTITSICQDIIYI; from the exons ATGAGCTCAAAGAAACCGATGAAACTCGTTCTATCTCCAGCTAAAAAAAGTAAGCAAGAAGTGAAATGTATTATACACAACAACAATTACAAGAAAGAAACAAAGTTAAGAGCATTCACAGAAAAATCAGCCGAAAAAGTGAAAATAGCAAG TGAAATTCGAAATGATGAAAATGTCACTGATTTAGTGAGCGGCGATCTttccgatttgaaatttcatcaGAAATGTTTAGATGCGTATGTCCACCCAAAAACATTAGCTaccatacaaaagaaaaaagaaaaagctgaAGCAAGCGACGATGAAACGGGAGATGTTAACGACATAGAAGAACAACAACCAACTTCAACTATCCGAATGTCACAGAGAAAGAGAGGCAGAACAG GTCAATCACTTGCCAAGCAAGATGAGTGCTGTATCtgccaaaaaagaaaaacgagTACAACAGGTAGTGGCTACGAAAAACTCAGCAAGTGTATAACGGAAAGTTCTGCTCTCACGCTACAGACTGCAGCCCTACAAAATGGGGCAAATGATGAGTTGATAGGATATATTTCTGGTCGCGATTGGACGGGAATAGTTGCACTTGAATTGCGATATCATGTAACATGCTATCGAGCTTTCACCAAGCCCGTTAAAACACCTTCTGCAATCACTCAAGTAGACAAAGAGGCATTGCAGCATACTTTCGACTTTGTTGAGCTACATGCTCTAAATAAATGCGAAGTGCTACTACTGAAGGATTTGGTTGACATTTATAACAAGCATTCCGTAAAGGGCGGTATCACCGATCGAACTATGTTGAAATATGTTACGGAACATTTCACCGATGATATCGGAGTTTGGCAACCTCGGTATGGAGGGACatttattttttctgaaaaaataccTAAGGGGCTTATAATTGATGTACGGCGACGGAATCTTATTGATCGTGAAAGCCAAAAGCAACGTGATACTGACattgaaattatcaaaataGCAGCTGAAATAATAAGAGAAGAGATCAGAAACATGCCGTTCACATATCCTATTTGGCCACCGACAGAAAGAAGCATACTATCCGAAAGTACTATCATTCCACCAAAGTTAAGTCAATTAATTACATCTATTGTGAGCTCGATACCTCAACCTCACAAACGGAAACAGACAACTATAACTTCGATATGTCaggacattatatatatataa
- the LOC130657339 gene encoding protein ANKUB1-like, translated as MRVNILFKDQRYKLDVKPHDTTDTVIPRIKRLINFEPFLSSPYVLTETLLQLYYADVLLHPGLLISDAGIVSGSTIKCKCFEKTLGNLKVNVRFLSTSVEIKDYSRVLKIGDIRTTLQNRLGIPVSVFRLFKGDVELYDMHIVKYYGIEKGEIINLQLLEGTSNLITAALKGDIVKTLDYIPNYHESPHYNRYLSRVALFIAAHKDLAKLAYHTMLQGVRCEDAVGVHPSRQWCTQQSNPEALKSPVHQAAQEGSFHCLKLFTHQSPTCIIKRDGYGNTPVNYAAKYRRIKCWKLLLVTQFKENTKNDITQYTQARLLKWYRLAKDRVALNSESNKGTMATSINSMTVNKAYIGNPLSVDGYNSFQFLSEKLLPMRQSLERKENIREFSKTLHSNGLQCQSEAQDTVVQLKNSHSKLFGKTAHKNVDKKSTLTFERIPQRNKLLRKRAGRYAYDTTDKSRKRSDAQAPRIKLDDLSIQATGMNGHQLAEKCLTFGQSFERKIWMAQLNIALRSSKNALQAHRRYVNSV; from the exons ATGCgcgttaatattttatttaaagatcAACGGTATAAACTGGATGTAAAACCACACGACACAACAGATACTGTGATTCCGCGTATAAAAAGGTTGATAAACTTTGAACCGTTTTTATCTTCTCCTTATGTTTTAACAGAAACTCTATTACAGCTATATTATGCTGATGTGTTACTGCATCCGGGACTATTGATAAGCGACGCAGGAATTGTTTCTGGCTCCACCATAAAGtgtaaatgttttgaaaaaacattGGGGAACTTAAAAGTAAATGTGAGGTTTTTATCAACTTCAGTTGAAATCAAGGATTACTCCAGAGTTCTAAAGATTGGTGATATTCGAACTACTTTGCAGAACAGATTGGGAATACCAGTCAGCGTTTTTCGGCTCTTCAAAGGTGACGTAGAGTTATACGATATGCATATTGTGAAGTACTATGGAATCGAAAAAGGTGAAATCATTAACTTACAATTACTGGAAGGAACGTCCAACCTCATAACAGCAGCCTTAAAAGGAGACATCGTCAAAACATTGGATTACATTCCTAACTATCACGAAAGTCCTCATTATAATCGTTATTTATCACGTGTGGCGCTCTTTATTGCCGCCCATAAAGACTTGGCTAAATTGGCGTACCACACAATGCTACAAGGTGTAAG GTGTGAGGACGCTGTTGGCGTGCATCCATCAAGACAATGGTGCACGCAACAATCAAACCCAGAAGCGCTTAAAAGTCCAGTGCATCAAGCTGCGCAGGAAGGTAGCTTCCATTGTCTGAAATTATTTACGCACCAAAGTCCTACATGCATAATAAAACGGGACGGATATGGTAACACACCTGTTAACTATGCAGCGAAGTATCGCCGAATTAAATGCTGGAAACTTTTACTCGTCACTCAATTTAAAGAGAACACAAAGAATGATATAACTCAATATACACAAGCAAGACTTCTAAAATGGTACCGCTTAGCAAAAGATCGAgtggctttaaacagtgaaagcAATAAAGGTACCATGGCAACGTCCATTAATTCAATGACAGTAAACAAGGCTTACATTGGGAATCCATTATCTGTAGATGGTTATAATTCTTTCCAATTTTTATCTGAAAAGTTATTACCAATGAGACAGTCGCTTGAACGAAAGGAAAATATTCGTGAATTTTCGAAGACATTGCATTCGAATGGCTTACAATGTCAAAGCGAAGCTCAAGATACTGTTGTGCAATTGAAAAATTCACATTCAAAACTGTTTGGTAAAACAGCTCACAAGAATGTTGATAAGAAATCTACCTTGACGTTTGAAAGGATACCACAAAGAAATAAATTGCTTAGAAAACGCGCTGGCAGGTACGCTTATGATACTACAGATAAATCAAGAAAACGATCAGACGCACAAGCGCCTCGAATAAAACTTGATGATTTGTCAATTCAAGCCACTGGAATGAATGGTCACCAACTAGCTGAAAAATGTCTCACATTTGGGCAATCGTTTGAGAGGAAAATTTGGATGGCACAGCTGAATATTGCTTTAAGAAGCAGCAAAAACGCCCTGCAGGCACACAGACGTTATGTCAACTCGGTTTag
- the LOC130657341 gene encoding chymotrypsin-like elastase family member 2A, translating to MMKILILVAFLAVYSNAELCRDNSKNCDFWKKTLNFCSRSDAYDFCKKTCGGCTGVLTTKTPKKTTTTISTKKAATDLPPLPGSCGISTVQQSRIIHGVDAKPGAWPWIISLQKFLQHQCGGTLLTPKWILTASHCVHNYTTRNKGFWSVKVGAHNIAKNEATAKRKSIKRVIMHPDYHKRSLKADIALIELNVPTQFNSRVSVACLPPRDVDPPIGKECYLSGWGSIKHPGGWHHTLQQTRLPIVPSMECKKPDVVCVGNGFKNQPDGRQQPNACRGDSGGPLVCQQSDGRWQLEGVASYVYTYCKYYTAYTPVNKFMNWINSYIRN from the exons ATGATGAAAATTCTGATTTTAGTTGCTTTTCTGGCAGTATATTCAAATGCTG AGCTGTGCCGTGATAATTCTAAAAACTGTGATTTTTGGAAGAAAACTTTAAACTTTTGCTCACGCAGCGATGCGTATGATTTTTGCAAGAAAACATGCGGCGGCTGCACCGGAGTGCTAACAACAAAAACACCGAAAAAAACTACAACGACAATATCAACAAAAAAAGCAGCAACGGATTTACCTCCCCTACCCGGCTCCTGTGGAATATCAACTGTGCAACAAAGTAGAATCATACATGGCGTTGATGCCAAACCTGGTGCATGGCCTTGGATTATATCTCTACAGAAATTTCTTCAACATCAATGTGGAGGCACGCTTCTTACGCCTAAATGG aTCCTAACCGCCAGCCACTGCGTTCACAATTACACTACTAGAAATAAAGGTTTTTGGAGTGTAAAGGTTGGAGCACATAATATTGCCAAGAACGAAGCAACTGCAAAGAGAAAGTCGATAAAACGAGTTATAATGCATCCGGACTACCACAAAAGATCATTAAAAGCAGATATTGCTTTGATTGAGCTGAACGTTCCAACACAATTTAATTCGAGAGTATCAGTTGCTTGTCTACCACCAAGAGATGTTGATCCACCAATTGGCAAAGAATGTTATCTTTCAG GCTGGGGTAGCATCAAACATCCAGGTGGCTGGCATCACACGCTTCAACAAACACGACTTCCTATAGTACCCTCAATGGAATGCAAGAAACCAGACGTTGTTTGTGTCGGTAATGGATTTAAAAATCAACCAGACGGACGGCAGCAACCAAACGCATGCCGTGGTGATTCTGGAGGTCCATTAGTGTGTCAGCAATCCGATGGAAGGTGGCAATTGGAAGGTGTTGCGAGTTATGTGTATACATATTGTAAATATTATACGGCTTACACACCCGTTAATAAGTTTATGAATTGGATTAATTCATATATAAGAAATTAA